The Meriones unguiculatus strain TT.TT164.6M chromosome 1, Bangor_MerUng_6.1, whole genome shotgun sequence genome has a segment encoding these proteins:
- the Nkx6-2 gene encoding homeobox protein Nkx-6.2, with the protein MDANRPGAFVLSSAPLAALHNMAEMKTSLFPYALQGPAGFKAPALGNLGAQLPLGTPHGISDILGRPVGAAGGGLLGGLPRLNGLASSAGVYFGPAAAVARGYPKPLAELPGRPPIFWPGVVQGSPWRDPRLAGSAQAGGVLDKDGKKKHSRPTFSGQQIFALEKTFEQTKYLAGPERARLAYSLGMTESQVKVWFQNRRTKWRKRHAAEMASAKKKQDSDAEKLKVGGSDAEDDDEYNRPLDPNSDDEKITRLLKKHKPSNLALVSPCGGGAGDAL; encoded by the exons ATGGACGCTAACCGCCCGGGCGCGTTCGTGCTGAGCAGCGCGCCCCTCGCCGCGCTGCACAACATGGCCGAGATGAAGACGTCGCTGTTCCCCTACGCGCTGCAGGGTCCGGCCGGCTTCAAGGCGCCCGCCCTGGGCAACCTTGGCGCGCAGTTGCCTCTCGGCACTCCGCACGGCATCAGCGACATCCTGGGACGGCCGGTGGGCGCAGCGGGCGGCGGcctcctgggaggcctgccccgCCTCAACGGGCTCGCCTCCTCCGCGGGTGTCTACTTCGGGCCCGCGGCCGCCGTGGCACGGGGCTACCCCAAGCCGCTGGCGGAACTGCCTGGGCGCCCGCCCATCTTCTGGCCCGGGGTGGTGCAGGGCTCTCCCTGGAGGGACCCGCGCCTGGCAGGCTCCG CCCAAGCCGGCGGGGTCCTGGACAAGGATGGCAAGAAGAAACACTCGCGGCCCACTTTCTCTGGCCAGCAGATCTTCGCGCTGGAGAAGACTTTCGAGCAGACCAAGTACCTGGCAGGCCCAGAGCGAGCGCGGCTTGCGTATTCCCTGGGCATGACCGAGAGCCAGGTGAAG gtATGGTTCCAGAATCGGCGAACCAAGTGGCGCAAGCGGCACGCGGCGGAGATGGCGTCGGCTAAAAAGAAGCAGGACTCGGATGCCGAGAAGCTGAAGGTGGGTGGCTCGGACGCGGAGGACGATGACGAGTACAACCGGCCCCTGGACCCCAACTCCGACGACGAGAAGATCACACGGCTTCTCAAAAAGCACAAACCCTCGAACTTGGCGCTGGTTAGCCCGtgcggcggcggcgcgggggaCGCCTTGTGA